The following nucleotide sequence is from Rhipicephalus microplus isolate Deutch F79 unplaced genomic scaffold, USDA_Rmic scaffold_490, whole genome shotgun sequence.
aacctaacctaacctaacctaacctaacctaacctaacctaacctaacctaacctaacctaacctaacctaacctaacctaacctaacctaacctaacctaacctaacctaacctaacctaacctaacctaacctaacctaacctaacctaacctaacctaacctaacctaacctaacctaacctaacctaacctaacctaacctaacctaacctaacctaacctaacctaacctaacctaacctaacctaacctaacctaacctaacctaacctaacctaacctaacctaacctaacctaacctaacctaacctaacctaacctaacctaacctaacctaacctaacctaacctaacctaacctaacctaacctaacctaacctaacctaacctaacctaacctaacctaacctaacctaacctaacctaacctaacctaacctaacctaacctaacctaacctaacctaacctaacctaacctaacctaacctaacctaacctaacctaacctaacctaacctaacctaacctaacctaacctaacctaacctaacctaacctaacctaacctaacctaacctaacctaacctaacctaacctaacctaacctaacctaacctaacctaacctaacctaacctaacctaacctaacctaacctaacctaacctaacctaacctaacctaacctaacctaacctaacctaacctaacctaacctaacctaacctaacctaacctaacctaacctaacctaacctaacctaacctaacctaacctaacctaacctaacctaacctaacctaacctaacctaacctaacctaacctaacctaacctaacctaacctaacctaacctaacctaacctaacctaacctaacctaacctaacctaacctaacctaacctaacctaacctaacctaacctaacctaacctaacctaacctaacctaacctaacctaacctaacctaacctaacctaacctaacctaacctaacctaacctaacctaacctaacctaacctaacctaacctaacctaacctaacctaacctaacctaacctaacctaacctaacctaacctaacctaacctaacctaacctaacctaacctaacctaacctaacctaacctaacctaacctaacctaacctaacctaacctaacctaacctaacctaacctaacctaacctaacctaacctaacctaacctaacctaacctaacctaacctaacctaacctaacctaacctaacctaacctaacctaacctaacctaacctaacctaacctaacctaacctaacctaacctaacctaacctaacctaacctaacctaacctaacctaacctaacctaacctaacctaacctaacctaacctaacctaacctaacctaacctaacctaacctaacctaacctaacctaacctaacctaacctaacctaacctaacctaacctaacctaacctaacctaacctaacctaacctaacctaacctaacctaacctaacctaacctaacctaacctaacctaacctaacctaacctaacctaacctaacctaacctaacctaacctaacctaacctaacctaacctaacctaacctaacctaacctaacctaacctaacctaacctaacctaacctaacctaacctaacctaacctaacctaacctaacctaacctaacctaacctaacctaacctaacctaacctaacctaacctaacctaacctaacctaacctaacctaacctaacctaacctaacctaacctaacctaacctaacctaacctaacctaacctaacctaacctaacctaacctaacctaacctaacctaacctaacctaacctaacctaacctaacctaacctaacctaacctaacctaacctaacctaacctaacctaacctaacctaacctaacctaacctaacctaacctaacctaacctaacctaacctaacctaacctaacctaacctaacctaacctaacctaacctaacctaacctaacctaacctaacctaacctaacctaacctaacctaacctaacctaacctaacctaacctaacctaacctaacctaacctaacctaacctaacctaacctaacctaacctaacctaacctaacctaacctaacctaacctaacctaacctaacctaacctaacctaacctaacctaacctaacctaacctaacctaacctaacctaacctaacctaacctaacctaacctaacctaacctaacctaacctaacctaacctaacctaacctaacctaacctaacctaacctaacctaacctaacctaacctaacctaacctaacctaacctaacctaacctaacctaacctaacctaacctaacctaacctaacctaacctaacctaacctaacctaacctaacctaacctaacctaacctaacctaacctaacctaacctaacctaaccgaacctaacctaacctaacctaacctaacctaacctaacctaacctaacctaacctaacctaacctaacctaacctaacctaacctaacctaacctaacctaacctaacctaacctaacctaacctaacctaacctaacctaacctaacctaacctaacctaacctaacctaacctaacctaacctaacctaacctaacctaacctaacctaacctaacctaacctaacctaacctaacctaacctaacctaacctaacctaacctaacctaacctaacctaacctaacctaacctaacctaacctaacctaacctaacctaacctaacctaacctaacctaacctaacctaacctaacctaacctaacctaacctaacctaacctaacctaacctaacctaacctaacctaacctaacctaacctaacctaacctaacctaacctaacctaacctaacctaacctaacctaacctaacctaacctaacctaacctaacctaacctaacctaacctaacctaacctaacctaacctaacctaacctaacctaacctaacctaacctaacctaacctaacctaacctaacctaacctaacctaacctaacctaacctaacctaacctaacctaacctaacctaacctaacctaacctaacctaacctaacctaacctaacctaacctaacctaacctaacctaacctaacctaacctaacctaacctaacctaacctaacctaacctaacctaacctaacctaacctaacctaacctaacctaacctaacctaacctaacctaacctaacctaacctaacctaacctaacctaacctaacctaacctaacctaacctaacctaacctaacctaacctaacctaacctaacctaacctaacctaacctaacctaacctaacctaacctaacctaacctaacctaacctaacctaacctaacctaacctaacctaacctaacctaacctaacctaacctaacctaacctaacctaacctaacctaacctaacctaacctaacctaacctaacctaacctaacctaacctaacctaacctaacctaacctaacctaacctaacctaacctaacctaacctaacctaacctaacctaacctaacctaacctaacctaacctaacctaacctaacctaacctaacctaacctaacctaacctaacctaacctaacctaacctaacctaacctaacctaacctaacctaacctaacctaacctaacctaacctaacctaacctaacctaacctaacctaacctaacctaacctaacctaacctaacctaacctaacctaacctaacctaacctaacctaacctaacctaacctaacctaacctaacctaacctaacctaacctaacctaacctaacctaacctaacctaacctaacctaacctaacctaacctaacctaacctaacctaacctaacctaacctaacctaacctaacctaacctaacctaacctaacctaacctaacctaacctaacctaacctaacctaacctaacctaacctaacctaacctaacctaacctaacctaacctaacctaacctaacctaacctaacctaacctaacctaacctaacctaacctaacctaacctaacctaacctaacctaacctaacctaacctaacctaacctaacctaacctaacctaacctaacctaacctaacctaacctaacctaacctaacctaacctaacctaacctaacctaacctaacctaacctaacctaacctaacctaacctaacctaacctaacctaacctaacctaacctaacctaacctaacctaacctaacctaacctaacctaacctaacctaacctaacctaacctaacctaacctaacctaacctaacctaacctaacctaacctaacctaacctaacctaacctaacctaacctaacctaacctaacctaacctaacctaacctaacctaacctaacctaacctaacctaacctaacctaacctaacctaacctaacctaacctaacctaacctaacctaacctaacctaacctaacctaacctaacctaacctaacctaacctaacctaacctaacctaacctaacctaacctaacctaacctaacctaacctaacctaacctaacctaacctaacctaacctaacctaacctaacctaacctaacctaacctaacctaacctaacctaacctaacctaacctaacctaacctaacctaacctaacctaacctaacctaacctaacctaacctaacctaacctaacctaacctaacctaacctaacctaacctaacctaacctaacctaacctaacctaacctaacctaacctaacctaacctaacctaacctaacctaacctaacctaacctaacctaacctaacctaacctaacctaacctaacctaacctaacctaacctaacctaacctaacctaacctaacctaacctaacctaacctaacctaacctaacctaacctaacctaacctaacctaacctaacctaacctaacctaacctaacctaacctaacctaacctaacctaacctaacctaacctaacctaacctaacctaacctaacctaacctaacctaacctaacctaacctaacctaacctaacctaacctaacctaacctaacctaacctaacctaacctaacctaacctaacctaacctaacctaacctaacctaacctaacctaacctaacctaacctaacctaacctaacctaacctaacctaacctaacctaacctaacctaacctaacctaacctaacctaacctaacctaacctaacctaacctaacctaacctaacctaacctaacctaacctaacctaacctaacctaacctaacctaacctaacctaacctaacctaacctaacctaacctaacctaacctaacctaacctaacctaacctaacctaacctaacctaacctaacctaacctaacctaacctaacctaacctaacctaacctaacctaacctaacctaacctaacctaacctaacctaacctaacctaacctaacctaacctaacctaacctaacctaacctaacctaacctaacctaacctaacctaacctaacctaacctaacctaacctaacctaacctaacctaacctaacctaacctaacctaacctaacctaacctaacctaacctaacctaacctaacctaacctaacctaacctaacctaacctaacctaacctaacctaacctaacctaacctaacctaacctaacctaacctaacctaacctaacctaacctaacctaacctaacctaacctaacctaacctaacctaacctaacctaacctaacctaacctaacctaacctaacctaacctaacctaacctaacctaacctaacctaacctaacctaacctaacctaacctaacctaacctaacctaacctaacctaacctaacctaacctaacctaacctaacctaacctaacctaacctaacctaacctaacctaacctaacctaacctaacctaacctaacctaacctaacctaacctaacctaacctaacctaacctaacctaacctaacctaacctaacctaacctaacctaacctaacctaacctaacctaacctaacctaacctaacctaacctaacctaacctaacctaacctaacctaacctaacctaacctaacctaacctaacctaacctaacctaacctaacctaacctaacctaacctaacctaacctaacctaacctaacctaacctaacctaaccaacctaacctaacctaacctaacctaacctaacctaacctaacctaacctaacctaacctaacctaacctaacctaacctaacctaacctaacctaacctaacctaacctaacctaacctaacctaacctaacctaacctaacctaacctaacctaacctaacctaacctaacctaacctaacctaacctaacctaacctaacctaacctaacctaacctaacctaacctaacctaacctaacctaacctaacctaacctaacctaacctaacctaacctaacctaacctaacctaacctaacctaacctaacctaacctaacctaacctaacctaacctaacctaacctaacctaacctaacctaacctaacctaacctaacctaacctaacctaacctaacccaacccaacctaacccaacccaacctaacccaacccaacctaacctaacctaacctaacctaacctaacctaacctaacctaacctaacctaacctaacctaacctaacctaacctaacctaacctaacctaacctaacctaacctaacctaacctaacctaacctaacctaacctaacctaacctaacctaacctaacctaacctaacctaacctaacctaacctaacctaacctaacctaacctaacctaacctaacctaacctaacctaacctaacctaacctaacctaacctaacctaacctaacctaacctaacctaacctaacctaacctaacctaacctaacctaacctaacctaacctaacctaacctaacctaacctaacctaacctaacctaacctaacctaacctaacctaacctaacctaacctaacctaacctaacctaacctaacctaacctaacctaacctaacctgctgctgctgttgtagTAGATGAATGCAAAGCATTGACCAAGTACTCAGGATGTTAAGGTTTGTACGAGGAGTTTATTTTTGCCTTATGTAGTTTGCATCGAGTACAAAATTGTCATACAAGCGTATCAAAGACATGGGGTGCACTTTCTTGTCGTGACGTTTGAGCAAGGGACAAGCCTTCCACTTGTATCTCCACATGCGGTGGTTGAAGGCTTCGTCGTTCGGGAACACCTCGTTGTTGGACAGCACAATGACGGGTGTCCTTGTAATGGTCTGGTCGGGAGAGTACTTGACAGCCACAGAGTCTACATCGCCACCGAAGATCTTCTTTACTGTGTCAAAGGCGGCAGATTCGCAGTTGGGTTCGTTCCACAAGAGTATACGGCGACCCACTGTGTCTTGAAGGGGAAAGTTAGAGAAGCGGTTAAAGTTGCGGATAGTTCCTCTGTTTATATAGAAAGAGAGCACAGCATCAAAGAAAAAGTTTTTGCCAGCACTAGGAGGGGACACCACTTCCATACAGTTTTTTTTGGGCACAATTTTTTCGACGAGCTTATAGAGGTTGTTTACAAAGTCGGAAATTTCATTTTGGTTTTCATCGAATTGAAAGTTTAACAGTTCGAGCACGGCATTATACGAGTCCTCCACGGTCATGTAATAAGAACTTAAGTCACCGTGCGGAGCATCAAAGAGTGGTTGAGTATTTTTATACATTTCGATAAAGTCCAATGTTGTATAGCTACACATTTCGTCATTGAAGACTTGAATGGCCCTTTGCAAGTGCTTGTCATCGAGTCGAATAAATCTCATGTGGGGATCAGACAGCCACTTTGGTGTTCTCACAATGTTCGTTAGTGGTGATACGGGGTTCTGCCTGAGCCAGTCGTAGAGGGGTTCTTCCGCTGCTCTCTTTTGACGTTTTCTGGTTTTTGCTTGGTTACCCTCTCGTGAGCATAGCGAATGATTGTTTGGATTGCTTGCCGAACTTCCGGTTGCGTCGTTGCATGGAGTTGCACACGCAGGTTGCGTGTACAGTATTTCCAAAACTCTTGAGGATTCGTGTCCCGAATGGCTGCGTTGTCCCATATCTTCAGCTCTACAGTAAGCAGCCCAATCTGTTCTTCCCACTTTAAAGTATTCCAGGACTCGGGGGTGGCTATACAAATACTGGATAAGATGGAAGAAGTCCCAAGTGGTTGCGTTTGTAGACCAAATAGACGAGCGGTTTGGTCTTCTAGCGAAGCCACTGAATGCAACACATCGGCAGCTTCCGTTGCTCCAGCTACAGTCGTGAATGACGTGGACATGTGGGATGCTGGTTCCGTCAGTGTGAACGGAGATTGCTGTGAGTGCGTATTGTGTTGATCCGAGTTCGAATCGTTTAATAATTTCAATACAAATGTCCTGAGCCTCTCTGTCGTTTCTGGCGGGAAAGACATCGTGCACAATTCTTCTTCTTTTTGGAATGTCTTGTAGTTGCAGTGCCCACAGCGGAGGGGATTGTATATCTTCTGTAACTCTTCCTCGTGATGTTCCTGGTTGTTCATAGTGCGCTCTTGAAATACTGTCCACGCTTCTATAAGTTGTCTCAGACTCCTCCATGCTCTCATTAGACTGGCTGGGATTATTTTCGATGCTTGAATCAGCAAACTCTGTAGCTTCTCCCTGGATATATACTCATCGTCAGCAAAGAATATTTCTAGAATATAATGCAGTGGTACCTCGTCTTCGTCCTCATCGTAGTTTCTTTTCGACATGTTTTTTCTGAAATAATGCCACAGAGAATAAGCAACGCGTACGTACGGTTTAAGAAAACGTCCAAGGACTTACCGAATGTGGCAGGCGCTCTAGCAGCAGAAGGGCTTGTGGGCTACTGCAAAGTGCATGCGAGACGCGGCGTGTTATATATACACGCGAAGGAGGTCAGCTCGAGTCGGGGCCACGCGAAGGAGGCCAGCTCGAGTAGGAAGTAATTATCGTCCCGGCCGCGGAGAAAAGCAATTACGGAAGCGGCCGTGCAATTATGTTTTTCGCTCGGAAAGATAATGATACCCCTGGCGCGGAAAAGTAATTACCTGCTCGGAAAGATAATGACCCCTCCGAGGGGTGCGGAGCAATTATGGAAGCGGCGATGCAAAAGCAATTACGTTTCCTTGCTCGGAAAGATAATTACCCCTCCGAGGGGTGCGGTGTAATTACGGGAGCGACCGTGGAAAAGTAATTACCTGCTCGGAAAGATCGTGCCCGCGGAGCAATTGCGGAAGCGATCGTGCAAAGGCAATTACGTTTCCTTGCTCGGAAAGATAATGACCCCTCTTTGAGAGGCACGCAGTAGGAAAGCAATTACGGGGCCCCTCTGGCTCAAAAAGCCACCCGGACCGTCGAGAGCGGCCCCCTCTTGGGCCACAGGACGCATTTGTAGTTGTTATAGCCGCGCTTTTAGAGGCCGCGACGACCCAGTTTCGTTCACTTGGCTCCCTGCGAGActctgtgctgctgctgctgctgcttggaAACATGCTGGTGAGTAGTCGTTGTTGTCGTAGGTTTCACTCAGAAAAAGTGTATATTCTATCTTTTAAACACTCTGAGAGTTGGAGACTACGACGACAGCAGCTATATGTGGCACGTTTATTTCCTATGCAGCCACCAGAGGAAGGAGACGTGGAGGAAGTTGCTGCTGCTGTCAATACTGCTACCTTGCCAGAAGAAGATGCGAGGAAATTGAAGACTGAATACAACATGTCAGATGCTTGGTTTTTTGAACATTTTTATGAAGATGTGATGGCAGCAATCCTGGCAGAAGATGTTGAGAGGATGGAAATAATGATAGAGCAACGAATACTGCAAGATATGGAGAGATGAagaataaacgttttattctggAGCAAATGGTACTGTTATTGATCTCTTTGAGTGCATTCGAGCGTTTTGCTCTTCACTCAGTCTTGCAATTTCCATTTCGTATGCTTTGACGTCTTCTTGTGTATTTCGGAGGTGTGCTAGACGTCCGTTACGTGACAGACTGTTGGGAGGTAGTTTGATGTGTGCGCGGGTGTGCCGGAGATAAGGACCTTCACTTGTAGGAAGCATTACGCTGTCTGGTGCTATTGTGTCCATGGAGGAGTGGATGACGAGCTCGGTATCAACTTGAAAGAATGCAGCGACGTCTTGAAATTTGTCTGAGCTTCCGGGATCGTCCTTGTTTGATTTAGATACAGCCAGGATACCAAAACCGACACTGGGTTGAATAGACTCTTGTGTCATGGGGCCCAAGCCACGGCGGTACCACGATTTTTCGAGTGGTTGGAAATATTTGACGCGGCTCTTGTTTTGAATTTCTTCGGGGCGTAGGCGCATAATGGTGTTCTCTTCGGGAGTTTGAGTGTATGATTCGGTATTGGAGAAGTTTGTTGTTTTGTAAACTGCAGTGTCGGATGGTACACCAAGAACTGAGTGAGTGAGTAGTTCGTTGCCTGCGCCGTAAGTGGGGCCCATGCGGAGCCATGCATTGTTAAACTTGTGGTGGTAGTTAATGATTGGGGTACCTACTTGGCCTTTGAAGGGATATTGATTAACAAATTTCGTTAAGCGAGGACTGACGCCGTCGATGTGTATAAAGTCATAAGCAAAATTGTGGCGTGGTGCTCCCATGCTGGCTGATGCGCTGTTTTTGTCATCCTGCTCTTGTACTTCTGTTATTGCATGTATTTCGAGACCCCAGTAGCTTTTGGCCAAGTCTGCATGGTGGTCTAAGCTGAATGGAACTATTGTTTGTGGTTTCATGGCATTGTGTGTTGTGCCGTGGGTGATGCGGCACATACCAGTGTCCATGCTGTGTTTTAGCCCTATTGATGATATACCGTACACGAGCATGTCAGAGTTGACAGGTTGTACTACCGAAGAACCAGTTTTCCATGGTGTTCTTAAACCGTGTGGAGTTATTTTGGCGGAGCATTCGAGAGCCTTTGTGTGAGCTGGTAAGTTAAGAAAAGTGCCATGTGGGATGTATAAGTATGGACGGTCGACCGGAAGGCGTGACATACTTGTTACGATGCCGGGAAAGGTTTTTTCTCCGTCGTATTTCAGCGATGTCTTCAGCATGGCGTAGCCCCAAGTGGTAAGTATTTTGCTGTCATTGAACACCGTGACCACTCCGTGGTCGCGAGGAACTCGCAGAATTTGCTGAACGCATTCGG
It contains:
- the LOC142794741 gene encoding uncharacterized protein LOC142794741, coding for MPLFPGHRYLGPGNPLQNGEPVDEDDRIAKRHDEAYSRAESDADVFAADRQSTKEFFKDFVSTGNWHSALGAAGLGAKNLVEEKVLGRSLYGMPPGRKRNNQEQPSTSAKRQQYDDTTDGPDEEMPQTEAAADAPSSSGGAGVGSNHPNTSECVQQILRVPRDHGVVTVFNDSKILTTWGYAMLKTSLKYDGEKTFPGIVTSMSRLPVDRPYLYIPHGTFLNLPAHTKALECSAKITPHGLRTPWKTGSSVVQPVNSDMLVYGISSIGLKHSMDTGMCRITHGTTHNAMKPQTIVPFSLDHHADLAKSYWGLEIHAITEVQEQDDKNSASASMGAPRHNFAYDFIHIDGVSPRLTKFVNQYPFKGQVGTPIINYHHKFNNAWLRMGPTYGAGNELLTHSVLGVPSDTAVYKTTNFSNTESYTQTPEENTIMRLRPEEIQNKSRVKYFQPLEKSWYRRGLGPMTQESIQPSVGFGILAVSKSNKDDPGSSDKFQDVAAFFQVDTELVIHSSMDTIAPDSVMLPTSEGPYLRHTRAHIKLPPNSLSRNGRLAHLRNTQEDVKAYEMEIARLSEEQNARMHSKRSITVPFAPE
- the LOC142794740 gene encoding uncharacterized protein LOC142794740, with the protein product MSKRNYDEDEDEGEATEFADSSIENNPSQSNESMEESETTYRSVDSISRAHYEQPGTSRGRVTEDIQSPPLWALQLQDIPKRRRIVHDVFPARNDREAQDICIEIIKRFELGSTQYALTAISVHTDGTSIPHVHVIHDCSWSNGSCRCVAFSGFARRPNRSSIWSTNATTWDFFHLIQYLYSHPRVLEYFKVGRTDWAAYCRAEDMGQRSHSGHESSRVLEILYTQPACATPCNDATGSSASNPNNHSLCSREGNQAKTRKRQKRAAEEPLYDWLRQNPVSPLTNIVRTPKWLSDPHMRFIRLDDKHLQRAIQVFNDEMCSYTTLDFIEMYKNTQPLFDAPHGDLSSYYMTVEDSYNAVLELLNFQFDENQNEISDFVNNLYKLVEKIVPKKNCMEVVSPPSAGKNFFFDAVLSFYINRGTIRNFNRFSNFPLQDTVGRRILLWNEPNCESAAFDTVKKIFGGDVDSVAVKYSPDQTITRTPVIVLSNNEVFPNDEAFNHRMWRYKWKACPLLKRHDKKVHPMSLIRLYDNFVLDANYIRQK